The window AGCAAACAAGAAGCTAAAATAAAACTGCTTGAGGAACAATTAGAATTGCTAAAAAAGCTCGACGTGACAGAAAGGAGGCTGGTAAACAACTGCGTAAATCTAACAAATAATGAAGTATATGAGTTAATTTTAAAGACTGTGTCTAAAAAAGATTATTCAGGCACAGTTTCTTATTGCTGCTCAATTTTAGGGGTTTCACGTTCAGGTTATTATCATTATTTAAAGACAGCACCTTCTAGAACTATAAGGGAGAATGAAGATTTAAAAGCTAGAGATATTATATTAAAGGCTTATAATTATAGAGGTTATAAGAAAGGTTCTAGATCAATTAAAATGACACTAGAAAATGAGTTTGGTATTATATACAGTAGAAAAAAAATCCAAAGGATTATGCGAAAATACAGTATAGTATGTCCTATAAGAAAAGCCAATCCGTATAGAAGAATAGCCAAAGCGACAAAAGAACATAGAGTAGTACCTAATCTGCTACAGAGAAATTTCAAACAGGGTATTCCTGGCAAGGTGCTACTTACTGATATCACATACATCCCTTACGGGATAAATAAAATGGCATATTTATCAGCTATCAAAGATAGCTCTAGTAACGATATTCTAGCATATCATGTATCTGATCGAATTACTTTAGATATAGCTACAATTACAATTAAAAAATTAGTTAATACACATAAAGCTGATTTACATGATGAAGCTTTTATCCATTCTGACCAAGGGGTCCACTATACAAGCCCTAAATTCCAAAAATTACTAAAAAGCCATAATCTAGGACAATCCATGTCTAGACGTGGTAACTGCTGGGATAATGCACCTCAAGAATCCTTCTTTGGTCATATGAAGGATGAAGTAGATTTCAAAACATGTTCTACACTTGAAGAAGTAATTAATAAAGTTGATAATTACATGGATTACTATAATAATTATAGATGTCAATGGGGATTAAAAAAGATGACTCCTAAACAATTTAGAAATCATCTTTTGAATGCAGCTTAACCCTTTTTTTATAATGTCCTTGACAAAGGGTCCATTTTACGCTTCTCTCTTTTTATTATTTATTAAGCTTGTTCAGCCATTTTTTTGTAAGTTTCATATCTTTGTTTAGAATCTTCTTCAGCTTTAACAAATAACTCGTCAGCTATTTCAGGGAAAGCCTTTTGTAAAGATGTATATCTTACTTGTCCTAATATGAAATCTCTAAAGCTTGCTGTTGGCTCTTTAGAATCTAATGTAAATGGATTCTTTCCTTCTTCTTTTAATGTTGGGTTGTATCTGTATAAATGCCAGTATCCAGCTTCAACTGCTTTCTTAATATTAGCTTGGCTACGTCCCATTCCTTCTTTAATACCATGACTTATACATGGAGCATAAGCTATGATTAGAGATGGTCCATCATACTTCTCAGCTTCTATTAAAGCTTTCATGAATTGGTTCTTGTCTGCTCCCATAGCAACTTGAGCTACGTATACATATCCGTAAGTTGCAGCGATCATACCAAGATCTTTCTTCTTGATTTTTTTACCAGAAGCTGCGAATTTAGCAACTGCTCCTGTTGGAGTAGCTTTTGAAGATTGTCCTCCAGTATTTGAGTAAATCTCTGTATCAAATACAAGAACATTTACATTCTCACCTGAAGCTAACACGTGGTCAAGTCCACCATAACCGATGTCATAAGCCCAACCGTCTCCACCTACGATCCACATAGACTTCTTGATTAGGTAATCTTTCTTATCTTCTATTTCAACTAATAATTCTTTAGCTTTTTCATCTGTTATATTATTTGATTTTAATAATTCAAGAACTTTAGCACTTGATGCTTTAGAAAGTTCTCCATCTTCTTTAGAGTTTAACCACTCAGTAAATACTGTTTTGTATTCATCTGCTATGTCAAGCTCTAATATTGCATTTATTGAATCAATTAATTTATTTCTCATTTGTTTAACAGCTACTGACATACCAAATCCAAATTCAGCATTGTCTTCAAATAATGAGTTAGCCCAAGCTGGTCCTTTACCTTCATGGTTTGTACAGTATGGAGTAGTTGGAGCTGATCCTCCCCAAATTGATGAACAACCTGTTGCATTAGCTATTATCATTCTATCTCCAAATAATTGAGTTACAACTTTAGCGTAAGGTGTTTCTCCACAACCTGCACAAGCTCCTGAGAACTCAAATAATGGTTGCTTGAATTGGCTTCCCTTAACATTGTTTGGACTTACTAAATCTTCTTTTGGTGATACAGTCATAGCGTAATCCCAGTTTGGAACTTCTACTTCTGTTTGTGTTTCAAGAGGCTTCATTATTAATGATTTTTCTTTAGATGGACAAATGTCAGCACAGTTTCCACAGCCTGTACAGTCCATAGTAGTTACTTGCATTCTATATTGAAGACCTTCAAGACCCTTACCTACAGCTTTCTTAGTCTTAAATCCTTCTGGTGCATTTTTAACTTCTTCTTCAGTTAATAACACTGGTCTTATTGCAGCATGAGGACATACGAATGAACATTGATTACATTGAATACAGTTATCTATTTGCCACTCAGGTACATTAACAGCTATTCCACGCTTCTCATATGCAGCAGATCCATTTTCGAATGTTCCATCTTCTCTACCAACAAAAGTACTTACTGGAAGAGAATCTCCCTCTTGTCTGTTTATTGGGTTTAATATTTTTTCTACAAACTCTGGAACTTCTTTAGATTCACCTATTGCAACTTCTGATTGTACAGCAGTTGACCAAGAAGCTGGAACTTCAACCTTAACAAGAGCATCTAATCCCTTATCTACAGCTGCATAGTTCATGTTAACTACTTTTTCACCTTTTTTACCATAAGACTTAACTATAGACTCTTTTAAGTATTCAACAGCTTTGTCTAATTCGATAACTTCAGCTAATTTGAAGAATGCAGATTGCATTATCATGTTTATTCTGTTTCCAAGTCCTATTTCAGCTGCTATATCAGTAGCATTTATTGTGTAGAAGTTGATCTTATTATCAGCTATATATTTCTTCATTGAAGCTGGTAATTTTTCTTCAAGCTCTTCCATTCCCCACTTACAGTTAAGAACGAAAGATCCTTCTTTTTTAAGTCCTTTTAATAAATCATATTGTTCTACATAAGATTGGTTGTGACATGCTATAAAGTCTGCCTCATTTATTAAGTAAGTAGATTTTATAGGTTGTTTACCAAATCTTAAGTGAGAAATAGTTATACCACCAGACTTTTTAGAGTCATATGAGAAATATCCTTGAGCATAAAGATCAGTCTTATCTCCTATGATTTTTATAGCACTCTTGTTAGCTCCAACAGTACCGTCTGAACCAAGTCCCCAGAACTTACATCTTATAGTTCCTTCTGGAGCTGTGTTTATTTCTTCTGTTATTTCTAAAGATGTATTAGTTACATCATCTATAATTCCTAAAGTAAAGTTGTTTTTGATTTCTGCTTTCTTTAAGTTGTCATATACAGCCTTAATTTGAGAAGGTGTAGTATCTTTTGAACCAAGTCCATAACGTCCACCAACTATTATAGGTGCATTTTCTTTTCCATAGAATAAAGTACGAACATCTTGATATAGAGGCTCTCCTAATGCTCCTGGCTCTTTTGTTCTATCAAGTACAGCTATTTTTTTAACTGACTTTGGAAGAACATTGAAGAAGTATTCAGGTGAGAACGGTCTATATAGACGAACTTTTACTAGTCCTACTTTTTCACCTTTTGATGCTAAATAATCTATAGTTTCTTCTATTGTATCTGTTACAGAACCCATAGCTATGATTACGTTTTCTGCATCTTCAGCTCCATAGTAGTTAAATGGCTTATATTCTCTACCAGTTATTTCGCTTATTTCCTTCATGTATTCAGCAACTATTCCAGGTACTTTTTCATAATATGTATTAGATGATTCTCTTGCTTGGAAGAAGATATCTGGGTTTTGTGCTGTACCTCTAGTTACAGGATGCTCTGGATTTAAAGCTCTATTTCTGAACTCTTTAACAGCATCTTTATCTGCAAGTCTTGCAAAATCTGCATGATCTATAAGCTCAACTTTTTGAATCTCATGAGAAGTTCTGAATCCATCAAAGAAATGTACAAATGGCACTCTTGACTTAATAGATGCTAAGTGAGCAACTCCTCCAAGATCTATAACTTCTTGAACTGAACCTGATGCTAAGAAAGCAAATCCAGTTTGTCTTGCTGCCATTACATCTGAATGATCTCCAAATATAGAAAGTGCATGACTTGCTATTGCACGAGCACTTACATGGAATACTCCTGGAAGAAGTTCTCCTGCTATTTTATACATATTTGGTATCATTAAAAGAAGTCCTTGAGAAGCTGTAAATGTTGTAGTTAAAGCTCCAGCTGCTAGTGATCCATGAACTGCACCTGATGCTCCTCCCTCAGATTGAAGTTCTACAACTTGCACTTTTTGACCAAATATATTTTTCATTCCATTAGCTGACCATTCATCAACATGCTCTGCCATAGGAGATGATGGTGTTATTGGGTAAATAGCTGCAACGTCAGTAAATGCATATGATACATATGCAGCAGCAGTATTACCATCCATAGTTTTCATTTGCTTTGCCATGATAGTAAATCCTCCTTGTTTTTTAATTTTCTTACTTTGAGTATAGTATACAATATACATTCTGTCAATCATAGTATGATTTAAAAAAACAAAACAAAATCACATGATTAAACTTTCTGTATTTTTATAAAATTTAATTTCTTTACTTACATAATAGTTCATATTTTTATTAAAATCAAGTCAATATAGTATAATTTTGTTAATAAAATTCTTTTTTTCTAACTTTTCATTATTTTCACACTTTTTATAGATATAATTTAAATTTAAATATATTTGAAGTTTAAATTTTTTATCATATGGTTAATTATACCAATTAAACTTTGCTCCATACACTACTTTTTTAATAATAAAAAGGTAGCCTTATTAAAGGCTACCTTTCTATTATTGTTAAATATAATTTTTTTATTCATTAATTAATTCTACTAAATCTCCGTTTCTAACTCCAGCTGCATTTCCTTCTTCTACATCAACGTGCATTTCAAGAGCAAACTTTGGACTTACTCTTACTAATACATTTTCAAATACTACCGCTCTTTGTCCAGAAGTTCTTATCTTAACCTTTTGCTTATCTTCTACATTAAACTTTGCAGCATCATCAGTATGCATATGTATATGTCTTGAAGCTACTATAACTCCTCTTTGAAGTTCTACTTCACCTTTTGGTCCTACTATTTTAACTCCTGGAGTTCCTTCAACATCCCCTGAATCTTTTATAGGTGCTTTTACTCCTAATTTAAATCCATCACTTAAAGATATTTCAATTTGAGTTTCTGGTCTTGCAGGTCCTAATACTCTAACTCCTTTTATTGTTCCCTTTGGTCCTACTATATCTACTTTTTCTTCACATGCAAATTGTCCTGGTTGAGAAAGATCTTTAAAGTGAGTTAACTCAGTTCCCTCTCCGAATAATACGTCGATATCCTTTTGTCCTAAATGTATATGTTTATTTGATAAAGCTATAGGTAATCTCATTACACCAACCTCCTAAATTATTTTTCAAGGAATATTATACTTTTTTTAATATGAAAAATCAAATTTTTAATAAGTTATTTGTTTTAATATATCGTAAAAATGAGGAAAAGATATTTCTATGCAACTTGTATTATCTATATTTGTATTTCCAGACGCTACTAAAGAAGCTATAGAAAATGCCATGGCTATCCTATGATCTGAAAAACTCTCTATACTGCAACCCCTCAACTTTGTTGGTCCTTTTATAATCATACCATCATCTAATTCTTCAATATCTGCTCCCATTTTCTTGAGATTAGAAACAACACTACTTATTCTATTTGACTCTTTTACCTTAAGCTCCTTTGCATCTTTTATAATAGTTGTTCCTTCTGCCTGCGTTGCCATGACAGCTATTATAGGTATTTCATCTATAAGCCTTGGTATTAACTTTGAATCTATTATAGTAGAATTTAGGTTAGAATGTCTAACTAGTATATCTCCCATCAATTCTCCACAAACATATTTTTTATTTAATACTTCATAATCTCCACCCATATCTTTTAATACATCTAAAATTCCAGTCCTCGTTTCATTAAGTCCTACATTTTTTATTAAAACTTCAGATCCCTTCAACATACTAGCACCCGCTATAAAAAATGCAGCTGATGAAATATCCCCTGGAACAAATATATCTTCAGAATATAGATTTTGAACAGGATTTACATAAATTTCATTGCCATTTACATCTATATCTGCTCCAAAAGACTTTAGCATGATCTCAGTATGATTTCTACTTTTGTTCTTTTCTATTATCTTACTAGGAGAATTTGCATATAAAGAAGCAAGTATTATAGAGGACTTAACTTGAGCTGAAGCTATAGGCATCTTATAATCTATTCCACTTAAATTTCCTCCTCCTATAGTTATAGGTGTAAAATTAGCATCTTCATTCCCAGATATCTTAGCTCCCATAAGCCTTAATGGATCTGTTACTCTTTTCATAGGTCTTTTAGATATAGAATTATCTCCTATTAAAGTTGATTCGAAATTTTGACCAGCTAGTATACCCATCATCAGTCTTATTGTAGTTCCCGAATTTCCTACATTTAAATTTTGAATTGGTTTTGTAAGTCCTCTAAGTCCTCTACCTTGTATTATAACTTCATTTTTTCTACACATTTCTGCTTTTATCCCCATTTTTTGAAAACACGATATAGTGCTTAGACAGTCTTCTCCACTCAAAAAATTTTTAACTATATTTTTTCCATTAGATATAGAAGATAACATTATAGATCTATGTGATATAGATTTATCTCCTGGAATATTAACTTCTCCTCTTAATTTATTGTTACTAAAACTCATTTCCAACCTCCTGTATTACATAAAGTATCTCCTCTTCATCTATATTATCTACTACCTCAACAGACGAATGTCCAGTTGGTAGTACTAGATTTATTTTTGAGAAACTATTTTTCTTATCTTTTTTCATTATTTTTAATATGTCCATAGAATTTATACCATTAAAACTTATAGGTATGTTGTAGGCTTTATAAACGCTTAAGGCTTTTTCATAGTAAGATTTATTTATATATCCTTTTTTATAGGATAACCTAAAGGCTATGTGGGTTCCAATTGCAACAGCAAAACCATGGCTCAAATTACCTAGCTTTTCTATCCCATGTCCAAAAGTATGTCCTAGATTTAATGTTTTTCTAATTCCAGACTCTTTTTCATCTTTTTTAACGACATCAATTTTTATATTCGAACATTTCTTTACTATATATGTTAAACATTCCTCATCTAAATTTAATATCTTACTTTTATTATTTAAAAGATAATCCAAGAATTCATAGTCACATATAAGTGCATACTTAATAACTTCTGAGAGCCCACTTAGAAATTCATTATGTTTTAATGTTTTAAGTGTATTAATATTTATATGTATAAACTCAGGTCTATAAAAACTACCTATAATATTTTTGTAATTTCCTAAATTTATTCCAGTCTTGCCTCCGATAGAACTGTCAACCTGAGATAATAACGTTGTAGGACAATGAATTAGATCTATTCCCCTCATATAAGTAGATGCTATAAATCCACTTAAATCCCCTACAACACCACCACCTAATGCTATGATCAATGATTTTCTGCTCACTTCATTTTCTATACAAAACTTAAATACATCTTCATACACGTTTAGAGTCTTAGAGTTTTCTCCTGGTTCTATAATGTATTGTATAATATTCTTAAAATTTAAAGTTCGTATAAAATTATCCATATACAGTTTTTTTACATTTTCATCTGTTATAATTAAAACTTTATCGTAATCTTTTTTTATATCTATTTCACTAAAATCTTTTTTTATATAGACTTTGTATCCATTTTCCATCCTCTATCAGACAACCTTTCCAAATAATTTTGATACGTTTTAATTATATCCTTCATATTATCTTGTCCAAACTTTTCTATAAAAAACTTTGCAATAACGAATGCACATACATTTTCAGCAACCACACAAGCAGCCGGCAGAGCACAATTATCAGATCTTTCTATCGATGCCTTATAATTTTCAAGAGTATTTATATCAATACTATTAAGTGGCTTATATAAAGTAGGTATGGGCTTCATTACACCCCTTATTACGATTTCCTCACCAGTACTCATTCCACCTTCTATACCACCTAATCTATTAGTATTTTTATAAATACCTCTTTCTTTTGAATAATATATTTCATCATGAATATCAGAGCCCTTTAAGCTTGCCATTTCAAATCCAAGTCCGAACTCTACTCCTTTTATCGCTTGTATTGACATAATATGAGCACTTAACTCAGAATCAAGTTTTTTATCATAATGAACATAACTCCCAAGCCCTGGAACAACATTTTTTATCCTAACCTCAAATATTCCACCTAAACTATCTCCCTCTTCTTTTGCTTTTTTTATTTCATCTATAAATAAATTTTCATATTCCTTATCTACACATCTTACCTGTGATATCTCAGATTCTTTTTTTATGTAATCAAATTCAAACGATTTATTAAGCTTGTGATTTCCTATTTGTATTACATGAGATGTAAAATCTATATCGAACTTTGACAAAAATTCCTTGCAAACTCCTCCAACTGCAACTCTTGCTGCTGTTTCTCTAGCGCTTGCCCTTTCCAAAACATTTCTTACATCTTTAAAATCATATTTTAAACTTCCTACCATATCAGCATGTCCAGGTCTTACTTTTGAAACACACTTACTTTCTTTATCTATTTCTTCAACTGGATTCATATATTCTTTCCAATTTTCATAATCCTTATTTTTTATTTCAATAGCTATAGGACTTCCTATAGTAGTACTTCCTCTCATACCAGATAAAATATTCACTTTATCTTTTTCTATCTTCATTCTATCTCCTCTGCCATATCCCTGTTGTCGTCTACATAATTCTCCATTAATATTGTCTATATCTATATTTAGATTAGACGGAATACCTTCTATTATTGTAATTAAAGATTGTCCATGAGATTCCCCACTAGTTAAATATCTAAGCATATTTTTCCCCTTTCCTCAAATAAGGGCTAGTTATAACTAGCCCTTATTCTTTAAATCTATAATTAATTTCTTTATATCTTCCTTATATAAATCGTTATTTTTTAAATCTACATCATCCGTATTGGATATATAGTAATTATGAATCAATTTT is drawn from Tepidibacter hydrothermalis and contains these coding sequences:
- a CDS encoding IS3 family transposase, whose translation is MSKITFSKDNIERLNKNPYVKRVSEKSITYSDEFKIMFIEEYLRGSTPRTIFIDAGFDVEILGVKRYEQAAARWIKAYKKDGIIGLSDTRRVNSGRPSNAPVSKDDIISKQEAKIKLLEEQLELLKKLDVTERRLVNNCVNLTNNEVYELILKTVSKKDYSGTVSYCCSILGVSRSGYYHYLKTAPSRTIRENEDLKARDIILKAYNYRGYKKGSRSIKMTLENEFGIIYSRKKIQRIMRKYSIVCPIRKANPYRRIAKATKEHRVVPNLLQRNFKQGIPGKVLLTDITYIPYGINKMAYLSAIKDSSSNDILAYHVSDRITLDIATITIKKLVNTHKADLHDEAFIHSDQGVHYTSPKFQKLLKSHNLGQSMSRRGNCWDNAPQESFFGHMKDEVDFKTCSTLEEVINKVDNYMDYYNNYRCQWGLKKMTPKQFRNHLLNAA
- the nifJ gene encoding pyruvate:ferredoxin (flavodoxin) oxidoreductase; translation: MAKQMKTMDGNTAAAYVSYAFTDVAAIYPITPSSPMAEHVDEWSANGMKNIFGQKVQVVELQSEGGASGAVHGSLAAGALTTTFTASQGLLLMIPNMYKIAGELLPGVFHVSARAIASHALSIFGDHSDVMAARQTGFAFLASGSVQEVIDLGGVAHLASIKSRVPFVHFFDGFRTSHEIQKVELIDHADFARLADKDAVKEFRNRALNPEHPVTRGTAQNPDIFFQARESSNTYYEKVPGIVAEYMKEISEITGREYKPFNYYGAEDAENVIIAMGSVTDTIEETIDYLASKGEKVGLVKVRLYRPFSPEYFFNVLPKSVKKIAVLDRTKEPGALGEPLYQDVRTLFYGKENAPIIVGGRYGLGSKDTTPSQIKAVYDNLKKAEIKNNFTLGIIDDVTNTSLEITEEINTAPEGTIRCKFWGLGSDGTVGANKSAIKIIGDKTDLYAQGYFSYDSKKSGGITISHLRFGKQPIKSTYLINEADFIACHNQSYVEQYDLLKGLKKEGSFVLNCKWGMEELEEKLPASMKKYIADNKINFYTINATDIAAEIGLGNRINMIMQSAFFKLAEVIELDKAVEYLKESIVKSYGKKGEKVVNMNYAAVDKGLDALVKVEVPASWSTAVQSEVAIGESKEVPEFVEKILNPINRQEGDSLPVSTFVGREDGTFENGSAAYEKRGIAVNVPEWQIDNCIQCNQCSFVCPHAAIRPVLLTEEEVKNAPEGFKTKKAVGKGLEGLQYRMQVTTMDCTGCGNCADICPSKEKSLIMKPLETQTEVEVPNWDYAMTVSPKEDLVSPNNVKGSQFKQPLFEFSGACAGCGETPYAKVVTQLFGDRMIIANATGCSSIWGGSAPTTPYCTNHEGKGPAWANSLFEDNAEFGFGMSVAVKQMRNKLIDSINAILELDIADEYKTVFTEWLNSKEDGELSKASSAKVLELLKSNNITDEKAKELLVEIEDKKDYLIKKSMWIVGGDGWAYDIGYGGLDHVLASGENVNVLVFDTEIYSNTGGQSSKATPTGAVAKFAASGKKIKKKDLGMIAATYGYVYVAQVAMGADKNQFMKALIEAEKYDGPSLIIAYAPCISHGIKEGMGRSQANIKKAVEAGYWHLYRYNPTLKEEGKNPFTLDSKEPTASFRDFILGQVRYTSLQKAFPEIADELFVKAEEDSKQRYETYKKMAEQA
- the pduL gene encoding phosphate propanoyltransferase; the protein is MRLPIALSNKHIHLGQKDIDVLFGEGTELTHFKDLSQPGQFACEEKVDIVGPKGTIKGVRVLGPARPETQIEISLSDGFKLGVKAPIKDSGDVEGTPGVKIVGPKGEVELQRGVIVASRHIHMHTDDAAKFNVEDKQKVKIRTSGQRAVVFENVLVRVSPKFALEMHVDVEEGNAAGVRNGDLVELINE
- the aroA gene encoding 3-phosphoshikimate 1-carboxyvinyltransferase, whose product is MSFSNNKLRGEVNIPGDKSISHRSIMLSSISNGKNIVKNFLSGEDCLSTISCFQKMGIKAEMCRKNEVIIQGRGLRGLTKPIQNLNVGNSGTTIRLMMGILAGQNFESTLIGDNSISKRPMKRVTDPLRLMGAKISGNEDANFTPITIGGGNLSGIDYKMPIASAQVKSSIILASLYANSPSKIIEKNKSRNHTEIMLKSFGADIDVNGNEIYVNPVQNLYSEDIFVPGDISSAAFFIAGASMLKGSEVLIKNVGLNETRTGILDVLKDMGGDYEVLNKKYVCGELMGDILVRHSNLNSTIIDSKLIPRLIDEIPIIAVMATQAEGTTIIKDAKELKVKESNRISSVVSNLKKMGADIEELDDGMIIKGPTKLRGCSIESFSDHRIAMAFSIASLVASGNTNIDNTSCIEISFPHFYDILKQITY
- the aroB gene encoding 3-dehydroquinate synthase; translated protein: MENGYKVYIKKDFSEIDIKKDYDKVLIITDENVKKLYMDNFIRTLNFKNIIQYIIEPGENSKTLNVYEDVFKFCIENEVSRKSLIIALGGGVVGDLSGFIASTYMRGIDLIHCPTTLLSQVDSSIGGKTGINLGNYKNIIGSFYRPEFIHININTLKTLKHNEFLSGLSEVIKYALICDYEFLDYLLNNKSKILNLDEECLTYIVKKCSNIKIDVVKKDEKESGIRKTLNLGHTFGHGIEKLGNLSHGFAVAIGTHIAFRLSYKKGYINKSYYEKALSVYKAYNIPISFNGINSMDILKIMKKDKKNSFSKINLVLPTGHSSVEVVDNIDEEEILYVIQEVGNEF
- the aroC gene encoding chorismate synthase, coding for MLRYLTSGESHGQSLITIIEGIPSNLNIDIDNINGELCRRQQGYGRGDRMKIEKDKVNILSGMRGSTTIGSPIAIEIKNKDYENWKEYMNPVEEIDKESKCVSKVRPGHADMVGSLKYDFKDVRNVLERASARETAARVAVGGVCKEFLSKFDIDFTSHVIQIGNHKLNKSFEFDYIKKESEISQVRCVDKEYENLFIDEIKKAKEEGDSLGGIFEVRIKNVVPGLGSYVHYDKKLDSELSAHIMSIQAIKGVEFGLGFEMASLKGSDIHDEIYYSKERGIYKNTNRLGGIEGGMSTGEEIVIRGVMKPIPTLYKPLNSIDINTLENYKASIERSDNCALPAACVVAENVCAFVIAKFFIEKFGQDNMKDIIKTYQNYLERLSDRGWKMDTKSI